In Streptomyces seoulensis, the following are encoded in one genomic region:
- a CDS encoding cation diffusion facilitator family transporter, with the protein MSASGGNKAIVAALGANLAIAASKFVAFAFSGSSSMLAEGVHSVADSGNQFLLLIGGKKAQREATPQHPFGYGRERYIYAFLVSIVLFSVGGMFAIYEGYEKISHPHPVEHWYWPVGVLVFAVIAEGFSFRTAIKESNELRGKLSWAQFIRRAKAPELPVVLLEDFGALIGLVLALGGVGIALLTGNGVWDGIGTVCIGVLLVLIALVLASETKSLLLGEAAGLEDVKKIEAAIVDGDTVTGVIHMRTLHLGPEELLVAAKIAVQHDDTAAEVANAINRAEARIREAVPIARVIYLEPDIYSAAEAAKGPDPLATPGGPNPHATDH; encoded by the coding sequence ATGAGCGCGTCAGGCGGTAACAAGGCGATCGTGGCGGCACTCGGCGCCAATCTGGCGATCGCGGCATCGAAGTTCGTGGCGTTCGCGTTCAGCGGCTCCTCGTCGATGCTCGCCGAGGGCGTCCACTCGGTCGCCGACTCCGGCAACCAGTTCCTGCTGCTCATCGGCGGCAAGAAGGCCCAGCGCGAGGCCACCCCCCAGCACCCCTTCGGCTACGGCCGCGAGCGGTACATCTACGCCTTCCTCGTCTCCATCGTCCTCTTCTCCGTCGGCGGCATGTTCGCCATCTACGAGGGCTACGAGAAGATCAGCCACCCCCACCCGGTGGAGCACTGGTACTGGCCGGTCGGCGTCCTCGTCTTCGCCGTCATCGCCGAGGGCTTCTCCTTCCGCACGGCCATCAAGGAGTCCAACGAGCTGCGCGGCAAGCTCTCCTGGGCCCAGTTCATCCGCCGCGCCAAGGCGCCCGAGCTGCCCGTCGTCCTGCTGGAGGACTTCGGCGCCCTCATCGGCCTGGTCCTCGCCCTCGGCGGCGTCGGCATCGCCCTGCTCACCGGCAACGGCGTCTGGGACGGCATCGGCACCGTATGCATCGGTGTCCTGCTCGTCCTGATCGCCCTCGTCCTCGCCTCCGAGACCAAGTCCCTGCTGCTCGGCGAGGCCGCCGGCCTGGAGGACGTCAAGAAGATCGAGGCCGCCATCGTCGACGGCGACACCGTCACCGGCGTCATCCACATGCGCACCCTCCACCTCGGCCCCGAGGAACTCCTGGTCGCCGCCAAGATCGCCGTCCAGCACGACGACACGGCCGCCGAGGTCGCCAACGCGATCAACCGCGCCGAGGCCCGCATCCGCGAGGCCGTCCCGATCGCCCGCGTCATCTACCTGGAGCCGGACATCTACAGCGCCGCCGAGGCCGCCAAGGGCCCCGACCCGCTCGCCACGCCGGGCGGCCCGAACCCCCACGCCACCGACCACTGA